A section of the Agrococcus sp. SGAir0287 genome encodes:
- a CDS encoding RidA family protein codes for MSVHTYADLETDPNAALAALGLDLPVVDDDPRYTSWRAQRDGTIWIAGQLPYRDGALPLTGTVGAEVSVDDARAMMRQATLNALSVAAGAVGGLDRLRIAQILVFVNSADGFGEQSNVADAGSELLVQVLGEHGRHARTAIGVAGLPRDSCVEVQMVCEARA; via the coding sequence ATGAGCGTGCACACCTACGCAGACCTCGAGACCGACCCGAACGCCGCGCTCGCGGCGCTCGGCCTCGACCTGCCGGTCGTCGACGACGACCCGAGGTACACGAGCTGGCGCGCGCAGCGCGACGGCACGATCTGGATCGCCGGCCAGCTGCCCTACCGCGACGGCGCGCTGCCGCTGACGGGCACGGTCGGCGCCGAGGTCTCGGTCGACGACGCGCGCGCGATGATGCGGCAGGCGACGCTCAACGCGCTGTCGGTCGCCGCGGGCGCGGTCGGCGGGCTCGACCGGCTGCGCATCGCGCAGATCCTCGTCTTCGTCAACAGCGCCGACGGCTTCGGCGAGCAGTCGAACGTCGCCGACGCGGGCAGCGAGCTGCTCGTGCAGGTGCTCGGCGAGCACGGCCGCCACGCCCGCACCGCGATCGGCGTCGCCGGCCTGCCGCGCGACAGCTGCGTCGAGGTGCAGATGGTGTGCGAGGCGCGCGCGTGA
- a CDS encoding SDR family NAD(P)-dependent oxidoreductase, which translates to MTAPEADEGLAVVVTGATSGIGEAVAARFRAGGARLLLTGRRERAPAGMGPDEHYLAGDLGDEAFAAELIATAARILGPIDTLVLCHGLQGDGAIEAMDLQRASALLDANVLSVFSVLQHAVPAMREGASQVVLVSSRLGMVGIAGQVMYTAAKGGLIMLGKGAAIELAPRGIRVNVAAPGLTSTAAIEAGFDRQPDPDAARRARAATIPMGRLARPEEVAEAIHFLGTPASSYVTGAVLPIDGGYTAA; encoded by the coding sequence GTGACGGCACCCGAGGCCGACGAGGGCCTCGCGGTCGTCGTCACGGGTGCGACGAGCGGCATCGGCGAGGCGGTCGCGGCGCGGTTCCGCGCGGGCGGCGCGCGGCTGCTCCTCACGGGCCGCCGAGAGCGGGCACCTGCGGGCATGGGACCCGACGAGCACTACCTCGCCGGCGACCTCGGCGACGAGGCGTTCGCGGCCGAGCTGATCGCGACGGCCGCGCGCATCCTCGGCCCCATCGACACGCTCGTGCTGTGCCACGGGCTGCAGGGCGACGGCGCCATCGAGGCGATGGATCTGCAGCGCGCGTCCGCGCTGCTCGACGCGAACGTGCTCAGCGTCTTCTCGGTGCTGCAGCACGCCGTGCCCGCGATGCGCGAGGGCGCCTCGCAGGTCGTGCTCGTGAGCTCGCGGCTCGGCATGGTCGGCATCGCGGGGCAGGTGATGTACACGGCCGCGAAGGGCGGGCTCATCATGCTCGGCAAGGGTGCGGCGATCGAGCTCGCGCCGCGCGGCATCCGCGTCAACGTCGCGGCGCCCGGCCTCACGTCCACGGCGGCGATCGAGGCGGGCTTCGACCGGCAGCCCGATCCGGATGCGGCGCGCCGCGCCCGGGCGGCGACGATCCCGATGGGGCGGCTCGCCCGCCCGGAGGAGGTCGCCGAGGCGATCCACTTCCTCGGCACGCCGGCGTCGTCGTACGTCACGGGCGCCGTGCTGCCGATCGACGGCGGGTACACGGCCGCCTGA
- a CDS encoding GntR family transcriptional regulator — translation MRGVEALSAIASKPTAVIIADQLREGIIEGAFSPGDQVNEAQVATRLNVSRGPVREALHRLVQEGLLISRPNRGVFVRDLTPRDVAEVFEAREIIECAASERITERPQSERDVTADELDALLDRMSAALEHDDWPQLGREDLQFHTALVGAAGNTRMVRAYETLATEALICLTHFPGAYPSRDRVLPDHREIVQQLRDGDMERLHHTLHQHLSFDGHELHTHDDEGAGDFRHGRPEHDTIA, via the coding sequence GTGCGAGGAGTCGAAGCGCTGTCCGCGATCGCGAGCAAGCCCACGGCGGTCATCATCGCCGACCAGCTGCGCGAGGGCATCATCGAGGGAGCCTTCTCCCCCGGCGACCAGGTCAACGAGGCGCAGGTCGCGACGCGGCTGAACGTGAGTCGCGGCCCGGTGCGCGAGGCGCTGCATCGGCTCGTGCAGGAGGGCCTGCTCATCTCGCGCCCCAACCGCGGCGTGTTCGTGCGCGACCTCACGCCCCGCGACGTCGCCGAGGTGTTCGAGGCGCGCGAGATCATCGAGTGCGCCGCCTCCGAGCGCATCACCGAGCGCCCGCAGTCCGAGCGCGACGTCACCGCCGACGAGCTCGACGCCCTCCTCGACCGCATGTCGGCGGCCCTCGAGCACGACGACTGGCCGCAGCTCGGCCGCGAGGACCTCCAGTTCCACACCGCGCTCGTCGGCGCGGCTGGCAACACGCGCATGGTGCGCGCCTACGAGACGCTCGCGACCGAGGCGCTCATCTGCCTCACGCACTTCCCCGGCGCGTACCCGTCGCGCGACCGCGTGCTGCCCGACCACCGCGAGATCGTGCAGCAGCTGCGCGACGGCGACATGGAGCGCCTGCACCACACGCTGCACCAGCACCTGTCGTTCGACGGCCACGAGCTGCACACCCACGACGACGAGGGCGCCGGCGACTTCCGCCACGGCCGCCCGGAGCACGACACGATCGCCTGA
- a CDS encoding cupin domain-containing protein, giving the protein MTDTTVSPLAIVLQDAVTADPGEHRPKATAEQDGQTEASTTVWESAEGIRAGVWEVTPGSFRSTRPGYHEMCQIVSGRATITEEDGSTFEIGPGSLFVTPEGWRGHWTVHETLRKVWCIVPFAALAAHQAPTDAA; this is encoded by the coding sequence ATGACCGACACGACCGTCTCGCCCCTCGCCATCGTCCTGCAGGACGCCGTCACCGCCGATCCCGGCGAGCACCGCCCGAAGGCGACCGCCGAGCAGGACGGGCAGACCGAGGCGTCGACGACCGTGTGGGAGTCGGCCGAGGGCATCCGCGCCGGCGTCTGGGAGGTCACCCCCGGCTCGTTCCGCAGCACGCGGCCCGGCTACCACGAGATGTGCCAGATCGTGTCGGGTCGCGCGACGATCACCGAGGAGGACGGCTCGACGTTCGAGATCGGCCCCGGCTCGCTCTTCGTCACGCCCGAGGGCTGGCGCGGGCACTGGACGGTCCACGAGACCCTCCGCAAGGTGTGGTGCATCGTGCCCTTCGCAGCCCTCGCCGCGCACCAGGCGCCCACCGACGCGGCCTGA
- a CDS encoding quinone oxidoreductase family protein has protein sequence MRTARVEGAMAMAQQIQYTEFGEPEVMHLVDVPDPTAGPGEVVVAVRAAGVNPLDSKLRSGSRPSGEITTPRVPGGDAAGEIVEVGAGVEGWRVGDRVVVQNAKGAYATHTVATPEQLHALPDGVTFEQGAAMGIPASTAYQGLVELELRAGETLLIHAGSGAVGQAAIQLAVLQGATVVATGSEANHPRMRELGATPVTYGPGLLERVREAAPDGVDVVYDCVGTEESMAVSAQLVADPHRIGTIVWSDAAAALGVQGWMGGKPEPLSERSIALRHEAYDVVLGRMASGSFDVEIARTMTLADAAEAQRLNVANAVRGKILLVP, from the coding sequence ATGCGCACGGCACGAGTCGAGGGAGCGATGGCGATGGCGCAGCAGATCCAGTACACCGAGTTCGGCGAGCCGGAGGTCATGCACCTCGTCGACGTGCCCGACCCCACCGCGGGTCCCGGCGAGGTCGTCGTCGCGGTGCGCGCCGCGGGCGTGAACCCGCTCGACTCGAAGCTGCGCTCCGGCTCGCGCCCCTCCGGCGAGATCACGACGCCGCGCGTGCCCGGCGGCGACGCCGCGGGCGAGATCGTCGAGGTCGGCGCGGGCGTCGAGGGCTGGCGCGTCGGCGACCGCGTCGTCGTGCAGAACGCGAAGGGCGCCTACGCGACCCACACGGTCGCCACGCCCGAGCAGCTGCACGCGCTGCCCGACGGCGTGACCTTCGAGCAGGGGGCCGCGATGGGCATCCCCGCCTCCACGGCGTACCAGGGGCTCGTCGAGCTCGAGCTGCGCGCGGGCGAGACGCTGCTGATCCACGCCGGCTCCGGCGCCGTCGGGCAGGCCGCGATCCAGCTCGCGGTGCTGCAGGGCGCGACGGTCGTCGCGACGGGCAGCGAGGCCAACCACCCGCGCATGCGCGAGCTCGGCGCGACCCCGGTCACGTACGGTCCGGGCCTGCTCGAGCGCGTGCGCGAGGCGGCGCCCGACGGCGTGGACGTCGTCTACGACTGCGTCGGCACGGAGGAGTCGATGGCCGTCTCCGCGCAGCTCGTCGCCGATCCGCACCGCATCGGCACGATCGTGTGGAGCGACGCCGCGGCGGCGCTCGGCGTGCAGGGGTGGATGGGCGGCAAGCCCGAGCCGCTCTCCGAGCGCAGCATCGCGCTGCGGCACGAGGCGTACGACGTCGTCCTCGGCCGCATGGCCTCGGGCTCGTTCGACGTCGAGATCGCGCGCACGATGACGCTCGCCGACGCTGCGGAGGCGCAGCGCCTCAACGTCGCGAACGCCGTGCGCGGCAAGATCCTGCTCGTGCCGTAG
- a CDS encoding AEC family transporter, with the protein MDVENMADAALAFGGVALVIAIGYLVRRIGVVGPEAERILNRLTLLVGMPGLTFVVLARADPSVFLSTFSLATVAPIVLTMLVTAGALLTRARMRRSTTAVAVLATTTGFTNSGNIGIPLATSILGTTSFLAPSILLQVLVLAPVLMGIATASAHEGAAQPAWRRALRPFATPVVPAAILGAVVMLTGVEIPDAVLMPADLLADASIPMLLLAFGMSLRGARPLEPLRRETTVVLIPLLGKLVLLPLATLGFGLLLGFGGLELLALVVIACLPSAQNMYAIASSYTSVGAVTRTIVLTTTVLACPLAVLAAGLLG; encoded by the coding sequence GTGGACGTCGAGAACATGGCGGACGCCGCCCTCGCGTTCGGCGGCGTCGCGCTCGTCATCGCGATCGGCTACCTCGTGCGCAGGATCGGAGTCGTCGGCCCCGAGGCCGAGCGCATCCTCAACCGGCTCACGCTGCTCGTGGGCATGCCGGGCCTCACGTTCGTCGTGCTCGCCCGGGCCGACCCGAGCGTCTTCCTGTCGACGTTCTCGCTCGCGACGGTCGCGCCGATCGTGCTCACGATGCTCGTGACGGCGGGAGCGCTGCTCACCCGTGCGCGCATGCGCCGCTCGACGACGGCCGTGGCAGTGCTCGCGACGACGACGGGCTTCACGAACTCGGGCAACATCGGCATCCCGCTCGCGACGTCGATCCTCGGCACGACGTCCTTCCTCGCGCCCAGCATCCTGCTGCAGGTGCTCGTGCTCGCGCCCGTCCTGATGGGCATCGCCACCGCCTCCGCGCACGAGGGGGCAGCGCAGCCCGCGTGGCGTCGGGCGCTGCGCCCGTTCGCGACGCCCGTCGTGCCCGCCGCGATCCTCGGAGCCGTCGTCATGCTGACGGGCGTCGAGATCCCGGATGCCGTGCTCATGCCGGCGGATCTGCTCGCGGACGCATCGATTCCCATGCTGCTGCTGGCGTTCGGCATGTCGCTGCGGGGCGCCCGTCCCCTCGAGCCGCTGCGCCGCGAGACGACGGTCGTGCTCATCCCGCTGCTCGGCAAGCTCGTGCTGCTGCCGCTGGCGACGCTCGGGTTCGGGCTGCTGCTCGGCTTCGGCGGCCTCGAGCTGCTGGCGCTCGTCGTCATCGCGTGCCTGCCGTCGGCGCAGAACATGTACGCCATCGCGTCGTCCTACACGTCGGTGGGCGCCGTGACGCGCACGATCGTGCTCACGACGACGGTGCTGGCGTGCCCGCTCGCGGTGCTCGCGGCCGGCCTGCTGGGCTGA
- the rarD gene encoding EamA family transporter RarD, translating to MLAPARLRAASGVGMGVVASIGASVLFGALFLLPPLLAPLTGLEIVAWRVVVMLPVLVALFAATVGLRDVGRVLARIRRRPVLALVLVADAALLSVQLWLFGWAPIAGHGLDTATGYLLLPLAMVLVGVVLHGERMSRLRVVAVVAALVGVGAALAIGGSVGFATALVAFGYPVYFDLRRRFGLDGPGATVLEQLVLLPVAVVVLVVHAATGAGAASWGHAPMLALLGVVSGAALWMYLSASRLLPFGLFGLLTYVEPVLLVVVSTVLLGEAVGVVDALVYGPIAVALVVLALEPWAARRRGEPTTTTQPIPH from the coding sequence ATGCTCGCGCCCGCCCGCCTCCGCGCCGCATCCGGCGTCGGCATGGGCGTGGTCGCCTCGATCGGCGCGTCGGTGCTCTTCGGTGCGCTCTTCCTCCTGCCGCCGCTGCTCGCACCGCTCACGGGACTCGAGATCGTCGCGTGGCGGGTCGTCGTCATGCTTCCGGTGCTCGTCGCGCTCTTCGCCGCGACCGTCGGCCTGCGCGACGTCGGCCGCGTGCTCGCCCGCATCCGCCGTCGACCCGTGCTCGCGCTCGTCCTGGTGGCCGACGCGGCGCTGCTGTCCGTGCAGCTGTGGCTCTTCGGATGGGCGCCGATCGCCGGCCACGGCCTCGACACCGCGACCGGCTACCTGCTGCTGCCGCTGGCCATGGTGCTCGTCGGCGTCGTGCTGCACGGCGAGCGGATGTCGCGCCTGCGCGTGGTGGCCGTGGTGGCTGCGCTGGTCGGCGTGGGCGCCGCGCTCGCGATCGGGGGCTCGGTGGGGTTCGCGACCGCCCTCGTGGCGTTCGGCTACCCGGTCTACTTCGACCTGCGGCGTCGGTTCGGCCTCGACGGGCCGGGGGCGACGGTGCTGGAGCAGCTGGTGCTGCTGCCCGTCGCCGTGGTGGTGCTCGTCGTCCACGCCGCGACCGGCGCGGGCGCGGCGTCCTGGGGCCATGCGCCGATGCTCGCGCTGCTCGGCGTCGTGAGCGGGGCTGCGCTCTGGATGTACCTGTCGGCGAGCCGCCTGCTGCCGTTCGGGCTCTTCGGGCTGCTCACGTACGTCGAGCCCGTGCTGCTCGTCGTCGTCTCGACCGTGCTGCTGGGGGAGGCCGTCGGCGTCGTCGACGCGCTCGTCTACGGCCCGATCGCCGTCGCGCTGGTCGTGCTGGCGCTGGAGCCGTGGGCTGCGCGACGCCGCGGCGAGCCGACGACGACGACGCAGCCCATCCCGCACTGA
- a CDS encoding Hsp20/alpha crystallin family protein — protein MALTFDPFREMDRMAAALLTNGGTRRGGPWMPMDLYRADDHYVVHVDLPGVDPGSIDLDVDAQTLTIQAERTLGAAEGAHWLAQERAAGRFTRQLSLGADIDLDAIHASYEHGVLTLTIPVAERSKPRKIAVEHAGGDRAISQAPSTQEVGADA, from the coding sequence ATGGCTCTGACCTTCGACCCGTTCCGCGAGATGGATCGCATGGCGGCGGCTCTGCTGACCAACGGAGGCACGCGGCGCGGCGGCCCGTGGATGCCCATGGACCTCTACCGCGCCGACGACCACTACGTCGTGCACGTCGACCTGCCGGGCGTCGACCCGGGCTCGATCGACCTCGACGTCGACGCGCAGACGCTCACGATCCAGGCCGAGCGCACGCTCGGCGCCGCCGAGGGCGCGCACTGGCTCGCGCAGGAGCGCGCGGCCGGCCGCTTCACGCGACAGCTGAGCCTCGGCGCCGACATCGACCTCGACGCCATCCACGCGTCGTACGAGCACGGCGTCCTGACGCTCACGATCCCGGTGGCCGAGCGCTCCAAGCCGCGCAAGATCGCGGTCGAGCACGCCGGCGGCGACCGTGCGATCAGCCAGGCGCCGTCGACGCAGGAGGTCGGCGCGGATGCGTGA
- a CDS encoding TerC family protein, whose amino-acid sequence MQVTPLVWIVTILVTIAFFVYEFFAHVRKPHEPSLGEAARWSAFYIGLALLFGVGIGVTNGWTFGGEYFAGYLTEKALSLDNLFLFIVIMTGFAVPRIYQQKVLMIGIVIALIMRGAFIAVGAALIENFSWVFYLFGALLLVLAIQQLKGDHGDPSDGRFMRLVRRILPVTDEYHEDRLVVRKDGRRFVTPMLLTIVAIGFIDLLFALDSIPAIYGLTEEAYIVFTANAFALMGLRQLYFLIGGLLERLVYLGQGLAAILGFIAVKLVLHALHVNEVPFINGGEPVPWAFDIPIWFSLTFIAGTIAIATVASLVKTRADRSRAVEEAAQR is encoded by the coding sequence ATGCAGGTGACACCCCTGGTCTGGATCGTCACGATCCTCGTCACGATCGCGTTCTTCGTCTACGAGTTCTTCGCGCATGTGCGCAAGCCGCACGAGCCCTCCCTCGGGGAGGCGGCGCGCTGGTCGGCGTTCTACATCGGCCTCGCGCTGCTCTTCGGCGTCGGCATCGGCGTCACGAACGGCTGGACCTTCGGCGGCGAGTACTTCGCCGGCTACCTCACCGAGAAGGCGCTGTCGCTCGACAACCTGTTCCTCTTCATCGTCATCATGACCGGCTTCGCGGTGCCGAGGATCTACCAGCAGAAGGTGCTGATGATCGGCATCGTCATCGCCCTCATCATGCGCGGCGCGTTCATCGCGGTCGGCGCGGCCCTCATCGAGAACTTCTCGTGGGTGTTCTACCTCTTCGGCGCGTTGCTGCTCGTCCTCGCCATCCAGCAGCTGAAGGGCGACCACGGCGACCCCTCGGACGGCCGCTTCATGCGGCTCGTCCGCCGCATCCTGCCCGTGACGGACGAGTACCACGAGGACCGACTCGTCGTGCGGAAGGACGGACGGCGCTTCGTGACGCCGATGCTGCTCACGATCGTCGCGATCGGGTTCATCGACCTCCTCTTCGCCCTCGACTCAATCCCGGCCATCTACGGCCTCACCGAGGAGGCGTACATCGTGTTCACCGCGAACGCGTTCGCGCTCATGGGCCTGCGCCAGCTCTACTTCCTCATCGGCGGGCTCCTCGAGCGCCTCGTCTACCTCGGGCAGGGCCTCGCGGCCATCCTCGGCTTCATCGCCGTGAAGCTCGTGCTCCACGCCCTCCACGTCAACGAGGTGCCGTTCATCAACGGCGGCGAGCCCGTGCCGTGGGCGTTCGACATCCCCATCTGGTTCTCCCTGACCTTCATCGCGGGCACGATCGCGATCGCGACGGTCGCGAGCCTCGTGAAGACGCGCGCGGACCGCTCGCGCGCCGTCGAGGAGGCCGCGCAGCGCTGA
- a CDS encoding Fur family transcriptional regulator, with translation MLRTRGLRVTRGRLAVLAVLADHPHADADAIHRRVGDLEPGISLQSVHNVLGALHEAGVLRRFEPARSAARFELRVDDNHHHAVCSRCGRVEDVDCVTGEAPCLHAPAPAGFAVVQAEVTFWGLCADCARSER, from the coding sequence ATGCTGCGCACGCGGGGCCTGCGCGTGACGCGCGGACGCCTCGCCGTGCTCGCGGTGCTCGCCGACCATCCGCACGCCGACGCGGACGCCATCCATCGGCGCGTGGGCGACCTCGAGCCCGGCATCTCGCTGCAGTCGGTGCACAACGTGCTCGGCGCCCTGCACGAGGCCGGCGTGCTGCGCCGCTTCGAGCCCGCGCGCTCCGCCGCGCGCTTCGAGCTGCGCGTCGACGACAACCACCACCACGCCGTGTGCTCGCGGTGCGGACGCGTCGAGGACGTCGACTGCGTGACGGGCGAGGCCCCATGCCTGCACGCGCCCGCGCCCGCCGGCTTCGCCGTCGTGCAGGCCGAGGTGACCTTCTGGGGGCTCTGCGCCGACTGCGCGCGCTCCGAGCGCTGA
- a CDS encoding catalase gives MTQRTTTNSGAPVASDQHSQSVGADGAIALTDHYLVEKLAQFNRERVPERVVHAKGGGAFGTFTVTSDVSQYTRAAVFQPGVETEMLARFSSVAGEQGSPDTWRDPRGFALKFYTTEGNYDLVGNNTPVFFIKDGIKFPDFIRSQKRLPGSNLRDHDMQWDFWTLQPESAHQVTWLMGDRGLPATWRHMDGFGSHTYQWINAAGERFWVKYHFETDQGNEFMPQDVADQLAGSDADYYIRDLYEAIDRRDFPSWTLYVQIMPYADAASYRFNPFDLTKVWPKGDYPLVEVGRMELNRNPENYFAEIEQATFAPSNFVPGIAASPDKMLQARIFSYADAHRYRVGTNHAELPVNRPHAAEVHSYSKDGAMRHGYRPASTPVYAPNSFGGPHADPAAHGDDRGWESDGELIRSAATLHPEDDDFGQARTLVRDVLDDAARERLVGNIVGHVSKTRVPEIRERAIAYWRNVDAWLGDQVAARLPEIDDPKSTLVEPPATAPVG, from the coding sequence ATGACCCAGCGGACCACCACCAACTCCGGAGCGCCGGTCGCGAGCGACCAGCACTCGCAGTCGGTCGGCGCCGACGGCGCCATCGCGCTCACCGACCACTACCTCGTCGAGAAGCTCGCGCAGTTCAACCGGGAGCGCGTCCCCGAGCGCGTCGTGCACGCCAAGGGTGGCGGCGCGTTCGGCACCTTCACGGTGACGAGCGACGTCTCGCAGTACACGCGCGCCGCCGTCTTCCAGCCCGGCGTCGAGACCGAGATGCTCGCGCGCTTCTCGTCGGTCGCCGGCGAGCAGGGCAGCCCCGACACATGGCGCGACCCGCGCGGCTTCGCGCTGAAGTTCTACACGACCGAGGGCAACTACGACCTCGTCGGCAACAACACCCCCGTCTTCTTCATCAAGGACGGCATCAAGTTCCCCGACTTCATCCGCTCGCAGAAGCGCCTGCCGGGCTCGAACCTGCGCGACCACGACATGCAGTGGGACTTCTGGACGCTGCAGCCCGAGTCGGCGCACCAGGTCACGTGGCTCATGGGCGACCGCGGGCTGCCCGCGACGTGGCGGCACATGGACGGCTTCGGCTCGCACACCTACCAGTGGATCAACGCCGCAGGCGAGCGCTTCTGGGTGAAGTACCACTTCGAGACCGACCAGGGCAACGAGTTCATGCCGCAGGACGTCGCCGACCAGCTCGCAGGCTCGGACGCCGACTACTACATCCGCGACCTCTACGAGGCGATCGACCGCCGCGACTTCCCGTCCTGGACGCTGTACGTGCAGATCATGCCGTACGCGGATGCCGCGTCGTACCGCTTCAACCCGTTCGACCTGACGAAGGTGTGGCCCAAGGGCGACTACCCGCTCGTCGAGGTCGGCCGCATGGAGCTGAACCGGAACCCCGAGAACTACTTCGCCGAGATCGAGCAGGCGACGTTCGCGCCGTCGAACTTCGTGCCCGGCATCGCCGCGAGCCCCGACAAGATGCTGCAGGCGCGCATCTTCAGCTACGCGGACGCGCACCGCTACCGCGTGGGCACGAACCACGCCGAGCTGCCCGTCAACCGCCCCCACGCGGCGGAGGTGCACTCGTACTCGAAGGACGGCGCGATGCGGCACGGCTACCGGCCGGCGTCGACGCCCGTCTACGCGCCGAACTCGTTCGGCGGCCCGCACGCGGACCCCGCGGCGCACGGCGACGACCGCGGCTGGGAGTCCGACGGCGAGCTCATCCGCTCGGCCGCCACCCTGCACCCCGAGGACGACGACTTCGGCCAGGCGCGCACGCTCGTGCGCGACGTGCTCGACGACGCTGCGCGCGAGCGGCTCGTCGGCAACATCGTCGGCCACGTCTCGAAGACGCGCGTCCCCGAGATCCGCGAGCGCGCGATCGCGTACTGGAGGAACGTCGACGCGTGGCTCGGCGACCAGGTCGCGGCGCGCCTGCCCGAGATCGACGACCCGAAGTCGACGCTCGTCGAGCCGCCGGCCACGGCGCCCGTCGGCTGA